A stretch of the Thermofilum adornatum genome encodes the following:
- a CDS encoding MarR family transcriptional regulator: MLDEEFEVLYEVLLYPSINVNKLYQSLSGKISKVKLISLIKRLSDLGLIRTVRDPRHKQRIMLFLREDIQALAQRFLIEPINDKGRDVVKEAERLIRSYMEVASSVRDPVAKEFLKKLVTVEVDRLLSLVM; the protein is encoded by the coding sequence ATGCTCGATGAAGAGTTCGAAGTGCTCTACGAGGTACTCTTATATCCAAGCATCAATGTAAATAAGCTTTATCAGAGCCTAAGCGGGAAAATCTCGAAGGTAAAGCTCATATCGCTTATCAAGAGGCTAAGCGACCTTGGCCTCATTAGGACTGTGAGGGACCCCAGGCACAAACAGAGGATCATGCTTTTTCTCAGGGAAGACATCCAGGCCCTTGCACAGAGATTCCTTATAGAACCAATCAATGATAAGGGCCGGGACGTGGTCAAGGAAGCGGAAAGGCTTATCAGGAGCTACATGGAGGTTGCCTCCAGTGTACGGGACCCCGTCGCAAAAGAGTTTCTGAAAAAACTGGTAACAGTAGAGGTAGACAGGTTGCTTTCGCTTGTCATGTAG
- a CDS encoding UbiA family prenyltransferase has product MPMLLKCALLVSRPRGWRAYLWMGLLGILQGKPEPQIALVGLYSLVSFLATAFAVNNYFDVGSDMLNPKKYNPFIGHCDRRALYVVLLNQAVALALVALLTPLSSFLVYLSTVVLGVAYSSPPFRLKARTGLELVSHMLYFGILLFLFGALLSHVQFSQQTVAIALVIGVYSAFLQLRNLRDDREFDGLIGDKTLFVRYPNFSALLLYSTAALSLLGSVYVLPVSLAVALPVAVIFGWKYGWERLVDSFVAVSLSLQVVARLCTCF; this is encoded by the coding sequence ATGCCCATGTTATTGAAGTGTGCCCTGCTTGTCTCTAGGCCAAGGGGGTGGAGGGCTTACCTCTGGATGGGGTTGCTAGGAATTCTCCAGGGCAAGCCCGAGCCCCAAATAGCTTTGGTGGGGCTGTATTCGCTTGTGTCTTTCCTTGCCACCGCCTTCGCTGTGAACAACTATTTCGACGTGGGGTCGGACATGCTTAACCCGAAAAAGTACAACCCGTTTATTGGGCACTGCGACAGGAGGGCTCTCTATGTTGTCCTACTTAACCAGGCTGTTGCCCTAGCCTTGGTAGCCTTGTTGACCCCTCTTTCCAGCTTCCTAGTTTATCTCTCCACTGTTGTTCTAGGTGTGGCTTATAGTTCTCCGCCTTTTAGGCTAAAGGCAAGAACCGGGCTAGAGCTGGTATCCCACATGCTGTATTTCGGGATACTCCTATTTTTGTTTGGCGCGTTGCTTTCTCATGTTCAGTTTAGCCAGCAAACCGTTGCAATAGCCCTAGTTATAGGTGTTTACTCTGCGTTTTTGCAGTTGCGCAACCTGAGGGACGACAGGGAGTTCGACGGGCTAATTGGAGACAAGACGCTCTTTGTAAGGTACCCAAATTTTTCGGCTCTGCTCCTCTATTCTACAGCGGCTTTGTCCCTTCTTGGTTCAGTATATGTTTTGCCCGTAAGCCTTGCTGTGGCCCTACCTGTTGCTGTAATCTTTGGCTGGAAGTATGGCTGGGAGAGGCTTGTCGATTCCTTTGTCGCTGTCTCGCTCAGCCTTCAAGTGGTGGCTAGGCTATGCACGTGCTTCTAG
- a CDS encoding glycosyltransferase family 4 protein, whose translation MHVLLVSEWGPCRHGGVASQVSLLENWLKQRSYQVSVLCNHGCCKGSGHVEASSLLPLDHYFAIPSPSFIEETVRRLKPDVIHVHHVFTPLSLATGAICKRLEVPCIFTNHSLPPVGSPDKWAPLSYVSLYRWILKPTIATAVSNAAADFLKRFLGWRNVKVIPNAVDCEKYRPGDRKRENIVLYVGRLVWRKGVHVLVEASSILSETSRDTKIIIAGDGYMKPYLQAIAPNDERVLFLGEVDEQRKIKLYQESKVFVLPSLGGESFGVVLIESFASGTPVVASRVGGIPEIVDHYVNGLLTRPGDARDLAKAIKLLLDDEELWSRLSYNARKKAEEKYSIRNIGRMYEETYIETLEKNKVQN comes from the coding sequence ATGCACGTGCTTCTAGTGTCTGAGTGGGGCCCATGTAGGCATGGAGGCGTGGCTTCCCAGGTTTCCCTCCTCGAAAACTGGCTCAAGCAGAGGAGCTACCAGGTAAGCGTGCTATGCAACCATGGCTGCTGCAAGGGTTCTGGCCATGTAGAGGCTTCAAGCCTCCTGCCACTAGACCATTACTTCGCGATTCCTTCGCCCAGCTTTATCGAAGAAACAGTACGGAGGCTTAAGCCCGACGTTATCCATGTCCACCACGTCTTCACGCCGCTCTCTCTTGCAACTGGGGCCATCTGCAAGAGGCTCGAGGTTCCATGCATATTCACTAACCACTCCCTCCCACCTGTAGGCTCGCCTGACAAGTGGGCACCTCTCTCTTACGTCTCTCTGTATAGGTGGATCCTGAAACCAACCATTGCGACTGCTGTGAGCAATGCGGCGGCAGATTTCTTAAAGAGATTTCTCGGGTGGAGAAACGTAAAAGTGATACCTAATGCTGTTGACTGCGAGAAGTACAGGCCAGGCGACAGGAAAAGGGAAAACATTGTGTTGTATGTGGGTAGGCTCGTTTGGCGAAAAGGGGTACATGTGCTGGTAGAGGCATCAAGCATACTAAGCGAGACGAGTAGAGACACCAAAATTATCATTGCCGGCGACGGCTACATGAAGCCCTACCTTCAAGCAATAGCACCCAATGACGAAAGGGTTCTTTTCCTTGGCGAGGTAGATGAACAAAGAAAAATCAAGCTATACCAGGAGTCGAAGGTCTTCGTGTTGCCTAGCCTTGGAGGCGAAAGCTTTGGCGTGGTGCTAATAGAGTCATTTGCCTCCGGGACACCGGTCGTAGCCTCTAGAGTGGGAGGCATACCAGAAATCGTCGACCACTATGTCAACGGCTTACTGACCAGACCCGGGGATGCAAGAGACCTTGCAAAAGCAATAAAGCTTCTCCTAGACGACGAGGAGCTGTGGAGCCGCCTCTCGTATAATGCGAGGAAAAAAGCCGAAGAAAAATACTCGATAAGAAATATTGGAAGAATGTATGAAGAAACATATATCGAGACTCTGGAGAAAAATAAGGTTCAGAACTAA
- a CDS encoding TrmB family transcriptional regulator, translating to MSEFRDAVEVLRKLGFSDYEAKAYAALLAMGELTPREISSATNIPYTKVYDALKKLEARGWAMVVSRSPLVYAPKKVEEAIAIEKRKIEERLKEAEEKLKTLEKAGSVATGIYVIRNFTALIKAIRNLLADSSEVYMVISSERLFENIKSLVSKGKIKGVIDIDMQAPRYGEWRKAQLNSPLDIIIADSSKLILHFSLLSLHEKTSGVLVLDREIASAATEYFMRIWKNAENPGMAESI from the coding sequence ATGAGTGAATTCAGAGATGCTGTCGAGGTTCTAAGGAAGTTAGGTTTCTCAGACTACGAGGCAAAGGCCTATGCTGCCCTTCTAGCTATGGGCGAACTTACACCCAGAGAAATAAGCAGTGCAACTAATATCCCATACACAAAGGTCTACGATGCTCTAAAAAAGCTAGAAGCCCGAGGGTGGGCAATGGTGGTTTCACGGTCCCCTTTAGTTTATGCTCCAAAGAAGGTCGAAGAAGCCATTGCAATAGAGAAAAGAAAGATAGAGGAAAGGCTTAAAGAGGCCGAAGAGAAACTAAAGACTCTCGAAAAAGCTGGATCTGTAGCGACGGGAATCTATGTTATTAGAAATTTCACAGCTCTCATAAAGGCTATACGAAACCTTTTAGCCGACTCAAGCGAAGTATACATGGTCATATCCTCTGAGAGGCTATTTGAGAATATAAAAAGCCTGGTCTCCAAGGGGAAAATAAAAGGAGTCATAGACATAGATATGCAGGCTCCGCGCTACGGGGAATGGAGAAAAGCCCAACTCAACTCCCCCTTAGATATTATCATTGCTGACAGCTCGAAGCTTATACTCCACTTCTCATTGCTTAGCTTACATGAAAAAACGAGCGGCGTACTCGTGCTTGACAGAGAAATTGCAAGCGCTGCTACTGAATACTTTATGAGAATATGGAAAAACGCCGAGAATCCAGGAATGGCAGAGTCGATTTAA
- a CDS encoding ABC transporter ATP-binding protein produces MTIAIEAVNLVKVFGGFRAVDGVNLKVEEGTIFGLLGPNGAGKSTTIRLILGLLKPTSGYVKVFGISVEKNRKEVLKITGYMPQQFSLYEDLTVEENMRLYASMYGIKSKEANERIQQLMDEFNLREIRNRLAGKLSGGMKQRLALAVALIHNPKLLVVDEPTAGVDPPLRRYFWEKFRELKRRGVTILVTTHYMDEAENCDRIALMSRGRVAAEGTPLQIKRLAFGGDLVELVVEGDPRPKLINLDAQILEFEKDGSYSRLRLLVSDASEKLVLLTKNFEKEGIKVVRAYAVYVSLEDAFIRLTSR; encoded by the coding sequence ATGACCATAGCAATCGAGGCTGTCAATCTCGTCAAAGTCTTTGGGGGATTTAGGGCAGTTGATGGTGTAAACCTCAAAGTAGAAGAAGGAACGATTTTTGGTCTACTCGGACCAAACGGAGCTGGCAAATCTACAACAATCAGGCTCATTCTAGGCCTTCTCAAGCCTACTTCTGGCTATGTGAAAGTCTTTGGAATAAGCGTTGAAAAGAACCGCAAAGAAGTTCTAAAGATAACAGGTTACATGCCTCAGCAATTTAGCTTGTATGAAGACTTGACAGTAGAGGAAAATATGCGTCTCTATGCATCAATGTATGGTATTAAAAGTAAAGAAGCCAACGAGAGGATACAGCAACTCATGGACGAATTTAATTTAAGAGAAATTAGGAATAGGCTTGCAGGTAAACTGAGTGGAGGGATGAAGCAGAGATTAGCGTTGGCAGTGGCCCTCATACATAATCCCAAATTACTGGTCGTAGATGAACCAACCGCGGGTGTAGATCCGCCTCTAAGAAGGTATTTCTGGGAGAAGTTTAGAGAGCTGAAACGCCGAGGAGTAACTATCCTCGTGACTACCCACTACATGGATGAGGCAGAAAACTGTGACAGGATCGCCCTAATGAGTAGGGGACGCGTAGCCGCTGAGGGTACACCTCTCCAGATCAAGAGACTTGCTTTTGGAGGAGACCTTGTAGAGTTGGTTGTAGAAGGAGACCCCCGTCCAAAGCTAATCAACCTTGATGCCCAGATTTTAGAATTTGAAAAGGACGGATCCTATAGCAGGCTAAGACTACTTGTGTCTGATGCCTCCGAGAAGCTTGTCCTTTTGACGAAGAATTTCGAAAAGGAAGGTATCAAGGTGGTTCGAGCTTACGCCGTGTATGTTAGCTTGGAAGACGCCTTCATTAGGCTCACAAGTAGGTGA
- a CDS encoding ABC transporter permease gives MGALTALVIKDVKQLLRDPRSLTMILLMPLAVMAMFVAGYGEEKSTIPIVIVNLDRGTASWQLIEALRTSSTFSIVAYASSIEAGKSLVQRGVAYAAVVIPENFTYDVSRGRSTRIITILDAAYATVSELVWQWTVVSTQSFMKKASELYGTFYIEVQEETVYGPKVSAVDSFTSTIMGILLHLVPMSLIAVSISRERERKTFEQLIMAPISSWHVVFGKFLAYALVTVADLAVTLAFAVYLLGVRVKGDLFSLLIVSLLMLLCSLAMGLLISAASRNQLQAYQAAIFVFIPSMLFSGFFRPVELLSPDVQLVSRLLPLYYFFRAFRNIQLRGWSLFDVSWDCLTLGLFTFIFLLAAVRVLRLKVE, from the coding sequence ATGGGAGCTCTCACTGCGCTGGTTATAAAGGATGTCAAGCAGCTTCTTAGAGACCCAAGGTCTTTAACCATGATTCTCCTCATGCCTCTAGCTGTAATGGCAATGTTCGTTGCAGGTTACGGCGAAGAAAAAAGCACAATCCCTATAGTCATAGTTAACTTGGATAGGGGCACTGCCTCATGGCAACTGATTGAGGCTTTGAGGACGAGTAGTACCTTCTCTATTGTTGCTTATGCCTCATCTATTGAGGCCGGTAAAAGCCTTGTACAGAGAGGAGTAGCTTACGCTGCTGTAGTTATCCCAGAAAACTTCACATATGATGTTTCTAGGGGACGTAGCACGCGGATCATTACAATTCTCGATGCAGCCTATGCAACTGTCTCAGAGCTAGTGTGGCAGTGGACCGTTGTCTCTACGCAGAGCTTTATGAAAAAAGCGTCAGAGCTTTACGGCACCTTCTATATAGAAGTACAGGAAGAAACAGTTTATGGCCCAAAAGTTAGCGCTGTGGATAGCTTCACTTCGACAATAATGGGTATTCTCCTTCACCTCGTTCCAATGAGCCTTATAGCTGTTTCAATTAGCCGTGAGAGAGAACGTAAAACATTTGAACAACTTATTATGGCTCCCATTTCGAGCTGGCACGTTGTTTTTGGGAAGTTTCTCGCATACGCATTGGTGACAGTAGCTGACCTAGCCGTTACCCTCGCCTTTGCTGTTTATCTTCTAGGAGTAAGAGTAAAAGGTGACCTCTTCTCGCTTCTAATAGTCTCTTTGCTTATGTTGCTCTGCTCCCTAGCCATGGGGCTACTTATTTCTGCGGCATCCCGCAACCAGCTTCAAGCATATCAGGCAGCCATTTTCGTCTTTATCCCCTCAATGCTCTTTTCTGGATTCTTTAGGCCTGTAGAATTGCTGTCTCCGGACGTTCAACTAGTCAGCAGATTGTTGCCTCTTTACTATTTCTTCAGGGCTTTCAGGAATATCCAGCTTAGAGGATGGTCGCTTTTTGACGTATCTTGGGACTGTCTAACACTCGGATTATTCACGTTTATCTTCTTGTTAGCTGCTGTTAGAGTTTTAAGATTAAAGGTGGAATAA
- a CDS encoding COG1361 S-layer family protein, producing the protein MRWKTIIIGIVILIVLRMLIAHAQPVFSLNDSYWQAPPMSGVNDTLYVILEHESLGENVSLNATLTIQGVARSNLTANASYVGYLGQGALLPLKFQVNIPSGDLASYYPAQLLIQCNNTSTIINFNVGFSGGPSFTVTSDKQVLSKGENNSVTITVKVMGAPARNVEVRVTPASAFVTVLGESLSRKGLVNVGETLTLPINVMVDSSAGDSVALTVTISSEDFTRTLTTQTVTIGFQVVRTRGLPFFTLTLTPNIISSGQRTQAYLYITNTGPSPAKDVRVSVSGLSPGLAVLSGSSASLGDFAPGETKVLPLVIRADRTAVGVAQLQLSFSFFDESGNPHTSMLNVGFEVARSPTPILSISLLNGTLPYGLNSKLAASIINIGDATAQDITVDASPGPGVYVLGTSRSRIKQLSPGASSLITLMVRSTSLEGSGTLSFRIHYYDDYGNAYDDIIQVSFNVSRSGAEIKLILLNETLHPNQVNRVLLLINNTGSIDVKNLTLTLTSQSPDIGSVIGPSNIHLGSLPHGNSTLVTFNVFVQPKVYGALQLLAAVSYTLTDGRFARDVYTLGFEVHGDWELSVSSVTTVPTAIFPGDNQVMLRVTFVNSGDYMAKNVQVDFLGDQWVKPSSASSAEAFIPYLPVGQTVTINFLADIRSDAPIGNHRLAVNASGRTIYFTLTVLEKATFNIRNVTSLEVTRGGRGYRLVYEVENTSNMTADDVRVEMFSPFVTGTTSVYIGTLSGHERKLVTFEVDIDQTAPIGELPVDFRVSWTQENRNLDQYIRNSIHVNPPKPISNLVFVALILIFLVLLGYMKRETLKTFITRVARAKAESTKTNS; encoded by the coding sequence ATGAGATGGAAAACAATTATTATAGGAATAGTGATCTTAATAGTACTCCGCATGCTTATAGCGCATGCTCAGCCAGTTTTCTCGCTGAATGATTCCTACTGGCAGGCTCCTCCAATGAGCGGCGTCAATGATACGCTGTACGTTATCCTAGAGCATGAGAGCCTTGGCGAAAATGTATCTCTAAATGCAACTCTAACAATACAGGGAGTCGCCCGATCAAACCTCACTGCGAATGCAAGCTATGTTGGGTATCTCGGTCAAGGAGCGCTCCTTCCCCTAAAATTCCAGGTAAATATTCCCAGCGGGGACCTAGCTTCATATTATCCGGCCCAGCTTCTAATTCAGTGTAACAATACATCTACTATTATCAATTTCAACGTCGGCTTCTCTGGCGGCCCCTCATTTACTGTAACATCTGATAAACAGGTTTTGTCAAAAGGAGAAAACAACTCAGTAACAATCACAGTCAAGGTGATGGGTGCTCCCGCAAGAAATGTTGAAGTACGCGTTACTCCTGCAAGCGCCTTTGTTACTGTTCTTGGAGAGTCTCTAAGCCGAAAAGGTCTTGTAAATGTAGGAGAGACCCTTACCCTGCCAATCAACGTAATGGTTGATAGCTCCGCGGGAGACAGCGTTGCTCTAACCGTCACAATTTCCTCTGAAGATTTTACCAGGACACTAACTACTCAAACTGTAACCATTGGCTTTCAGGTTGTGAGAACTCGAGGTCTACCATTCTTTACCCTCACACTAACTCCAAATATTATTTCATCAGGTCAGAGGACACAGGCATACCTGTACATTACCAATACTGGTCCTAGCCCTGCAAAAGATGTTAGAGTCTCAGTCTCTGGTCTTTCGCCTGGCCTAGCAGTGCTCTCTGGTTCATCGGCGTCACTGGGCGACTTTGCTCCAGGAGAAACAAAAGTTCTACCGCTTGTTATAAGGGCTGACAGAACCGCTGTCGGTGTAGCCCAGCTTCAATTATCCTTTTCCTTTTTCGATGAGAGTGGGAATCCCCATACGAGTATGTTGAATGTTGGCTTCGAAGTTGCAAGGTCTCCCACACCAATTCTATCTATTAGCTTACTGAACGGGACACTTCCATATGGCTTGAACTCCAAACTCGCAGCATCGATTATCAATATCGGAGATGCAACAGCACAAGACATAACAGTTGACGCTAGTCCGGGACCAGGCGTGTATGTTTTGGGAACTTCACGTTCACGGATTAAGCAACTAAGCCCAGGAGCAAGCTCCTTGATTACTTTAATGGTCAGATCTACCTCATTGGAGGGGTCGGGGACTCTGAGTTTTCGAATACACTACTATGACGATTACGGCAATGCCTATGACGACATAATCCAAGTTTCGTTTAATGTTAGCCGTAGCGGCGCAGAGATAAAGTTGATCCTGCTTAATGAAACACTTCATCCAAACCAAGTTAACAGAGTTCTTCTCCTGATAAACAACACGGGATCAATAGACGTAAAGAATCTCACCTTGACACTGACTTCTCAGAGCCCAGACATAGGATCCGTTATTGGGCCCTCAAATATACACCTTGGTTCGCTACCACATGGAAATTCAACCCTAGTTACATTCAATGTATTTGTACAGCCAAAAGTATACGGCGCCTTACAGCTCCTTGCAGCCGTTTCTTATACTTTAACAGACGGGAGGTTTGCCAGAGATGTGTATACTCTCGGCTTTGAAGTGCATGGAGACTGGGAACTAAGTGTCTCCTCTGTCACCACAGTCCCTACGGCAATCTTTCCAGGAGACAACCAGGTAATGCTTCGGGTTACTTTCGTAAACTCGGGGGACTATATGGCGAAAAATGTACAGGTTGACTTCCTAGGAGACCAATGGGTGAAGCCCAGCTCGGCAAGTAGCGCAGAGGCCTTTATTCCATACTTGCCTGTAGGACAGACTGTGACAATTAACTTTCTGGCCGATATACGTAGCGATGCACCAATAGGCAATCATAGACTTGCTGTGAATGCAAGCGGGCGTACCATATATTTTACGTTAACAGTACTCGAGAAGGCGACTTTCAATATACGAAACGTGACAAGTCTTGAAGTGACAAGAGGTGGTAGAGGATATCGACTCGTATATGAAGTTGAGAACACGTCAAACATGACTGCCGACGACGTCCGTGTCGAGATGTTTTCACCCTTTGTCACAGGCACAACCAGCGTTTATATCGGGACTCTATCTGGACACGAGCGCAAGCTTGTAACCTTCGAGGTAGACATAGATCAGACAGCACCTATAGGCGAGCTGCCCGTAGACTTCAGGGTGTCCTGGACACAGGAAAACAGAAACCTTGATCAATACATTCGCAACTCAATCCATGTAAATCCGCCTAAACCTATCTCTAACCTGGTCTTCGTGGCCCTGATCCTCATATTCTTGGTTCTACTTGGCTACATGAAACGGGAAACTCTCAAAACATTTATTACACGAGTTGCTAGGGCTAAGGCGGAATCAACAAAGACTAACTCATAG
- a CDS encoding alcohol dehydrogenase catalytic domain-containing protein yields MKAALLSGPRLLRVTDVPIPSRPQGWALVKTLAVGICGTDKAFYTGSYPLFKKPLIPGHEVVGIVVEGSRSLVGRTVVSEINFPCWSCEACRSGMYTHCPYKKTLGIDFDGGMAEYFVAPESALHLAEGLDTVVATEVEPLAALIHGLRVTPVGPEDTVAIIGTGNLAYLLYQLLKLRGAKPVIIARKGSPKASLLVLEGFRVAYVEDTSKLLEETWMGLGFDVVFDVSGDPSAVEFAIDIARPRGTVHLKSTPGSRSNVNLTRAVVKEVKIATSRCGDFRDFEEAIKLLKSGAVKPKITSVFVGVESIPEAFEKALEREQFKVAIRMI; encoded by the coding sequence GTGAAGGCCGCCTTATTGTCTGGTCCACGCTTGCTTCGGGTTACGGATGTTCCCATTCCCTCTAGACCGCAGGGCTGGGCTCTCGTGAAGACTCTCGCGGTGGGAATATGTGGGACAGATAAGGCGTTCTATACTGGGTCTTACCCCTTGTTCAAGAAGCCCCTTATACCTGGACACGAGGTTGTAGGGATAGTTGTCGAGGGGTCTAGAAGCCTAGTTGGCAGGACGGTTGTCTCAGAGATTAACTTCCCGTGCTGGAGCTGTGAGGCGTGCAGGTCTGGTATGTACACGCATTGCCCGTACAAGAAGACTCTGGGCATAGACTTTGACGGAGGGATGGCCGAGTACTTTGTCGCGCCCGAGTCTGCCCTTCACCTGGCCGAAGGCCTGGATACAGTGGTAGCAACAGAGGTTGAGCCTCTCGCCGCGTTGATACATGGGCTCAGGGTTACCCCTGTGGGGCCAGAGGACACTGTGGCGATAATTGGCACGGGGAACCTTGCATACCTATTGTACCAGCTCCTAAAGCTTAGGGGTGCAAAGCCTGTGATCATCGCGAGGAAGGGGAGCCCCAAGGCCAGCCTCCTAGTGCTTGAAGGCTTCCGCGTTGCATACGTTGAGGACACTAGCAAGTTGCTCGAGGAGACTTGGATGGGTCTAGGATTTGACGTTGTGTTCGATGTTTCTGGGGACCCATCAGCTGTAGAATTTGCCATAGACATTGCTAGGCCCCGTGGAACAGTTCACTTGAAGTCTACTCCCGGCTCCAGGAGCAACGTCAACTTGACGAGGGCAGTTGTAAAGGAAGTCAAGATTGCTACGAGTAGGTGTGGCGACTTTAGGGACTTCGAGGAGGCAATAAAGCTACTGAAAAGTGGCGCCGTTAAGCCGAAGATTACCAGCGTGTTTGTAGGCGTTGAAAGTATCCCTGAGGCTTTCGAGAAGGCACTGGAACGTGAACAGTTCAAGGTCGCTATTCGTATGATATAA
- a CDS encoding APC family permease codes for MSNQVDTPLKRELGLIDALSVGLGAIIGAGIFVLIGIAAGLAGPAVVLSVVIAGISASFTALSFCELGSALPKSGGVYEYGHTLIHPLVGFLMGWMWVAGNIVLGATASQGFAFYLSFFIHGLDFHIVAALLVVFVTLINILGAKLSAWVNNVFVAIKVLVLILLVAVGLLAVQAENFTPFMPRGFMPVLEAASLFYFAYIGFPRIATMAEEVRDPEKNIPRAILLALGISALLYALVSFTAVGVAGWQRLASSSAPLAEVAEMLGLGWVIGVGGLVATFSVVLTSVMGQSRVFFAMARNNEIPQKLSEVSERFGTPVYSILLSGGIMLVLVLFMDISGLAMLTSFLVLLSHVLTNYASLRLYRDKKFNPAFKAPLRPLHAFIGMALSLALALSVEVTAIKIGVILIVVGIVWFYIYKTYVKSKI; via the coding sequence GTGTCAAACCAGGTAGACACTCCACTAAAAAGAGAGCTCGGTCTCATAGACGCTCTTTCGGTAGGGCTAGGCGCAATTATTGGTGCAGGGATCTTCGTACTCATAGGTATCGCTGCTGGCCTAGCAGGCCCAGCCGTCGTCCTGTCAGTCGTAATTGCCGGCATAAGCGCGTCCTTTACTGCTTTGAGCTTCTGTGAACTGGGCTCTGCCCTCCCGAAGTCTGGCGGCGTCTACGAGTATGGCCACACCTTGATACATCCACTGGTCGGCTTCCTTATGGGCTGGATGTGGGTAGCAGGAAACATTGTGCTTGGCGCCACGGCGAGCCAGGGCTTCGCTTTCTACTTGTCTTTTTTCATACATGGACTTGACTTCCACATTGTTGCAGCTTTGCTAGTCGTCTTTGTTACTCTGATCAATATTTTAGGGGCAAAGCTATCTGCATGGGTAAACAATGTCTTTGTAGCTATCAAGGTCTTGGTCTTGATCCTGCTTGTCGCAGTAGGCTTGCTCGCTGTTCAGGCAGAAAACTTCACTCCATTTATGCCGAGAGGCTTTATGCCCGTCTTAGAGGCTGCGTCCCTATTCTACTTTGCCTATATAGGTTTCCCTAGGATCGCGACAATGGCAGAAGAAGTGAGGGATCCCGAGAAAAATATCCCGCGAGCAATCCTCTTAGCTCTAGGCATTTCTGCCCTCCTTTACGCGCTAGTCTCATTCACAGCCGTAGGTGTTGCTGGCTGGCAGAGGCTCGCATCAAGCAGTGCCCCCCTCGCAGAGGTAGCAGAGATGCTTGGCTTAGGCTGGGTTATTGGCGTCGGAGGCCTTGTTGCGACATTCAGTGTTGTCTTGACCTCAGTCATGGGCCAGTCGAGGGTCTTCTTTGCTATGGCAAGGAACAACGAGATACCTCAAAAGCTATCAGAGGTTAGCGAGAGGTTTGGGACACCAGTCTACTCTATTCTCCTTTCAGGAGGAATCATGCTTGTCCTAGTATTGTTTATGGACATCTCAGGCTTAGCGATGCTTACTAGCTTCCTTGTCCTTCTCTCTCATGTATTGACCAACTATGCCTCTCTGCGACTCTACAGGGACAAAAAGTTCAATCCAGCGTTCAAGGCGCCCCTACGACCGCTACACGCCTTTATAGGCATGGCTCTAAGCCTGGCGCTTGCCCTCAGCGTGGAGGTGACAGCCATTAAGATAGGTGTGATACTCATTGTTGTGGGCATTGTGTGGTTTTACATATACAAGACCTACGTAAAAAGTAAAATATAA